CGCATAACGAGTGCCGAACATTGTTGGGAGAGGGGTAGGGTGAGGGGAGAATACACCAGAGGAGGCTCGTCCAATTCTCTTTAGGCCGTTAAGCCGGGGATCTTCAGCCCTCCGGTGAGCTTCCCCATCTCGTCGGCCATCATCTTCTGAGCTTTGCGGAGACCCTCGTTCACGGCGGCGAGGACGAGGTCTTGCAGCATCTCGACATCTCCACCTTCGGCAACGGCGGGATCGATGCGTAACGAGAG
This DNA window, taken from Deltaproteobacteria bacterium, encodes the following:
- a CDS encoding YbaB/EbfC family nucleoid-associated protein, which produces MANFGDMMKQAQQLQTKLARIQEEAGKKTIEATAGGNMVTAVVNGRLELLSLRIDPAVAEGGDVEMLQDLVLAAVNEGLRKAQKMMADEMGKLTGGLKIPGLTA